A window from Drosophila kikkawai strain 14028-0561.14 chromosome 2L, DkikHiC1v2, whole genome shotgun sequence encodes these proteins:
- the LOC108079529 gene encoding uncharacterized protein PF3D7_1120000-like, with protein sequence MPKQNQSEKRTRQRGKNFSPSEEDILLRLLKPYKPIIDNKKSDALTCQMKKEAWEQLAQKFTHQTGMPRTWRTLKDKYKNMNTKTKTEGRRLVSQPINQLDDFELTPSSFVSVVYDEVGEEEEDNQYDLIEIKPEKIEENPIQEEDQEEVQEEVQEEVQEEVQEEVKEEVEEEVKEEVQEEVQEEVQEEVQGEFLWANLSPLSPEKDPITPPTNNSKRSLEADRHELIRLQQRFYNNENARSAKRHRLELKNLNLKSKILELELEERRMRLENNKENTTITPS encoded by the exons ATGCCTAAACAAAATCAGTCGGAAAAGCGCACCCGCCAAAGGGGCAAGAACTTCTCGCCATCCGAGGAGGATATACTACTCCGTCTGCTAAAGCCCTATAAACCCATTATTGACAACAAGAAATCCGATGCTTTGACCTGCCAGATGAAGAAGGAGGCCTGGGAGCAGTTGGCCCAGAAGTTCACCCACCAAACCGGCATGCCTCGCACTTGGCGGACCCTCAAGGATAAGTACAAGAATATGAATACCAAGACCAAGACGGAGGGCAGACGGTTGGTCAGTCAACCCATCAATCAGTTGGATGATTTTGAACTAACACCCAGTAGTTTTGTGTCGGTAGTATATGATGAGGtcggggaggaggaggaggataatCAAT ATGACTTAATTGAGATTAAACCTGAGAAAATTGAAGag AATCCTATCCAGGAGGAAGATCAAGAGGAAGTTCAGGAGGAAGTTCAGGAGGAAGTTCAGGAGGAAGTTCAAGAGGAAGTTAAGGAGGAAGTTGAGGAGGAAGTTAAGGAGGAAGTTCAGGAGGAAGTTCAGGAGGAAGTTCAGGAGGAAGTTCAGGGGGAATTTCTATGGGCTAACCTATCCCCGCTTTCACCGGAAAAAGACCCAATAACCCCACCCACTAACAACAGCAAACGATCCCTGGAGGCCGATAGACATGAGCTCATTCGCCTGCAGCAGAGATTCTATAACAATGAGAACGCCAGATCCGCCAAGAGACATCGCCTCGAGCTCAAGAATCTTAATCTGAAAAGCAAAATCTTGGAACTGGAACTAGAGGAGCGACGTATGCGCTTGGAAAACAACAAGGAGAACACCACAATCACACCAAGTTGA
- the Snx6 gene encoding sorting nexin-32 isoform X1: protein MMDGTDDSNLLNSPSATNNNGSTMEIVSPTNPLANPLASPAAAPATNGSGSATSPDSSSSAPATPAAPVALGENALHVEISDALSEKEKVKFTVHTRTTLPGFAKKDNNVVRQHEEFVWLHDRIEENEDYAGYIIPPCPPRPDFDASREKLQRLGEGEGNMTKEEFKKMKSELEAEYLATFKKTVAMHEVFLRRLASHPVFRVDQHLKVFLEYDQDLCAKPRKKMAIFGGFVKSLGKTTDEILLSATVRDVNDFFENELQFLTEYHGHLREAAIRTEKMTQRHKDVGDSHQKISNALTQLSTTEKGNVETFVAKTAEIFERIKNLETRVASDQDLKLGDTLRYYQRDSDAAKALLIRRLRCLAAYETANRNLEKARSKNKDVHAPLEVQEAETAQAEACEKFESMSACGKEELIGFRNRRVAAFKKSLVELSELEIKHAKTQYEYLRQSLLALKEIA from the exons ATGATG GACGGCACGGATGACTCAAACCTGCTGAACAGTCCCTCTGCGACCAACAACAATGGCTCTACCATGGAAATAGTCTCGCCCACCAACCCGCTGGCGAATCCTCTGGCCAGCCCAGCAGCGGCACCTGCCACAAATGGCAGTGGATCTGCCACATCGCCGGACAGCTCCTCATCCGCACCGGCCACGCCCGCTGCTCCCGTTGCCCTGGGCGAGAACGCCCTCCATGTGGAGATATCCGATGCACTGAGCGAAAAGGAAAAGGTCAAGTTCACAGTGCACACACGCACCACGCTGCCGGGTTTTGCGAAAAAGGACAATAATGTGGTGCGTCAGCATGAGGAGTTTGTGTGGCTGCACGATCGCATCGAGGAGAACGAAGACTATGCCGGCTACATT ATTCCACCCTGTCCGCCGCGTCCGGACTTTGATGCGTCGCGCGAAAAGCTGCAGCGTTTGGGCGAGGGCGAAGGCAACATGACCAAAGAGGAGTTCAAGAAGATGAAGTCGGAGCTGGAGGC CGAATACCTTGCTACCTTCAAAAAAACCGTCGCCATGCACGAAGTGTTCCTCCGTCGACTGGCCAGTCATCCCGTCTTTCGCGTGGACCAGCATCTCAAGGTATTCCTGGAGTACGATCAGGATTTGTGCGCCAAGCCGCGCAAGAAGATGGCCATTTTCGGTGGCTTTGTAAAGTCGCTGGGCAAGACCACCGACGAGATTCTGCTCAGCGCCACGGTGCGAGATGTGAATGATTTTTTTGAGAACGAGCTGCAATTCCTCACCGAATACCATGGGCATTTGCGTGAGGCAGCCATCCGTACAGAGAAGATGACACAGCGGCACAAGGATGTGGGCGATAGCCATCAGAAGATATCGAATGCCTTGACCCAGCTGTCGACCACCGAGAAGGGCAATGTGGAGACCTTTGTGGCCAAGACAGCAGAGATATTTGAGAGAATTAAG AATCTGGAGACCCGTGTGGCCAGCGATCAGGATCTCAAGCTGGGCGACACTTTGCGCTACTATCAAAGGGACAGTGATGCTGCCAAGGCCTTGCTAATCCGACGCCTGCGATGCCTGGCTGCCTATGAGACGGCCAATCGTAATCTGGAGAAGGCCCGTTCCAAGAACAAGGATGTGCATGCG cCCTTGGAGGTGCAAGAG GCTGAGACTGCCCAGGCGGAGGCCTGCGAAAAGTTTGAATCGATGTCTGCCTGCGGCAAGGAAGAGCTGATTGGCTTTCGCAATCGACGGGTGGCGGCTTTCAAGAAGAG CCTTGTTGAGCTCTCTGAGCTAGAGATCAAGCATGCCAAGACCCAGTATGAATATCTGCGCCAATCGCTGCTGGCGCTAAAGGAGATTGCCTGA
- the Snx6 gene encoding sorting nexin-32 isoform X2: protein MMDGTDDSNLLNSPSATNNNGSTMEIVSPTNPLANPLASPAAAPATNGSGSATSPDSSSSAPATPAAPVALGENALHVEISDALSEKEKVKFTVHTRTTLPGFAKKDNNVVRQHEEFVWLHDRIEENEDYAGYIIPPCPPRPDFDASREKLQRLGEGEGNMTKEEFKKMKSELEAEYLATFKKTVAMHEVFLRRLASHPVFRVDQHLKVFLEYDQDLCAKPRKKMAIFGGFVKSLGKTTDEILLSATVRDVNDFFENELQFLTEYHGHLREAAIRTEKMTQRHKDVGDSHQKISNALTQLSTTEKGNVETFVAKTAEIFERIKNLETRVASDQDLKLGDTLRYYQRDSDAAKALLIRRLRCLAAYETANRNLEKARSKNKDVHAAETAQAEACEKFESMSACGKEELIGFRNRRVAAFKKSLVELSELEIKHAKTQYEYLRQSLLALKEIA from the exons ATGATG GACGGCACGGATGACTCAAACCTGCTGAACAGTCCCTCTGCGACCAACAACAATGGCTCTACCATGGAAATAGTCTCGCCCACCAACCCGCTGGCGAATCCTCTGGCCAGCCCAGCAGCGGCACCTGCCACAAATGGCAGTGGATCTGCCACATCGCCGGACAGCTCCTCATCCGCACCGGCCACGCCCGCTGCTCCCGTTGCCCTGGGCGAGAACGCCCTCCATGTGGAGATATCCGATGCACTGAGCGAAAAGGAAAAGGTCAAGTTCACAGTGCACACACGCACCACGCTGCCGGGTTTTGCGAAAAAGGACAATAATGTGGTGCGTCAGCATGAGGAGTTTGTGTGGCTGCACGATCGCATCGAGGAGAACGAAGACTATGCCGGCTACATT ATTCCACCCTGTCCGCCGCGTCCGGACTTTGATGCGTCGCGCGAAAAGCTGCAGCGTTTGGGCGAGGGCGAAGGCAACATGACCAAAGAGGAGTTCAAGAAGATGAAGTCGGAGCTGGAGGC CGAATACCTTGCTACCTTCAAAAAAACCGTCGCCATGCACGAAGTGTTCCTCCGTCGACTGGCCAGTCATCCCGTCTTTCGCGTGGACCAGCATCTCAAGGTATTCCTGGAGTACGATCAGGATTTGTGCGCCAAGCCGCGCAAGAAGATGGCCATTTTCGGTGGCTTTGTAAAGTCGCTGGGCAAGACCACCGACGAGATTCTGCTCAGCGCCACGGTGCGAGATGTGAATGATTTTTTTGAGAACGAGCTGCAATTCCTCACCGAATACCATGGGCATTTGCGTGAGGCAGCCATCCGTACAGAGAAGATGACACAGCGGCACAAGGATGTGGGCGATAGCCATCAGAAGATATCGAATGCCTTGACCCAGCTGTCGACCACCGAGAAGGGCAATGTGGAGACCTTTGTGGCCAAGACAGCAGAGATATTTGAGAGAATTAAG AATCTGGAGACCCGTGTGGCCAGCGATCAGGATCTCAAGCTGGGCGACACTTTGCGCTACTATCAAAGGGACAGTGATGCTGCCAAGGCCTTGCTAATCCGACGCCTGCGATGCCTGGCTGCCTATGAGACGGCCAATCGTAATCTGGAGAAGGCCCGTTCCAAGAACAAGGATGTGCATGCG GCTGAGACTGCCCAGGCGGAGGCCTGCGAAAAGTTTGAATCGATGTCTGCCTGCGGCAAGGAAGAGCTGATTGGCTTTCGCAATCGACGGGTGGCGGCTTTCAAGAAGAG CCTTGTTGAGCTCTCTGAGCTAGAGATCAAGCATGCCAAGACCCAGTATGAATATCTGCGCCAATCGCTGCTGGCGCTAAAGGAGATTGCCTGA